The Pyrodictium delaneyi genome contains a region encoding:
- a CDS encoding hydantoinase B/oxoprolinase family protein: protein MLDKITVEVIRHAAIFTAEEMGIVLRNTAFSPNIRDRLDYSCAVLAPSGELVAQAEHIPVHLGSMPVGVRNMVEALERNGVSLGPGDVAVSNDPYITGTHLNDVMVLKPVYVDGVLVAYVANKAHHVDVGGLIPGGIGAGVRSLREEGLVIPPVKIVENGRLREDIVRLIESNVRTPRYLRGDLMAQLAALNTGEKRVQELARRYGVETLLEAWEEILSYTERYTRTILRSLAKERTGVYTAEDYVELESGELAKIRVRLEISPERIVADFTGTARQVEEPLNAVYGVTVAATTYAIKAVIDPDMPMNSGFYRVVEIRAPRGTLVNPVPPAPVGGGNVETSQRIADVVLRALAEAFPGRVPAASCGTMSNLLLGGKGWAFYETIGCGSGGRPCCDGVDGVHTNMTNTLNTPIEVAEAEYPLLFRAYELRPDSGGPGRNRGGLGIVRAVTVLEDDVTVTVYAERHQLRPWGLEGGGAGAPFRSYVIRAGGEKVELPPKATLRLGRGDTVYVETPGGGGYGDPCERPRELVERDIEDGKVSPEAARHGYCYEG, encoded by the coding sequence ATGCTGGACAAGATAACAGTCGAAGTGATAAGACACGCAGCCATCTTCACCGCAGAGGAGATGGGCATCGTCCTGCGGAACACCGCGTTCAGCCCAAACATAAGGGACCGTCTCGACTACTCCTGCGCAGTCCTGGCACCGAGCGGGGAGCTAGTAGCACAGGCCGAGCACATCCCAGTACACCTCGGCAGCATGCCCGTCGGAGTAAGGAACATGGTAGAGGCGCTGGAGAGAAACGGTGTCAGCTTGGGTCCCGGCGACGTCGCAGTCTCCAACGACCCATACATAACCGGGACACACCTCAACGACGTTATGGTGCTTAAGCCCGTCTACGTGGACGGCGTGCTCGTAGCCTACGTGGCCAACAAGGCCCACCACGTAGACGTGGGCGGCCTCATACCCGGTGGCATCGGGGCGGGGGTGCGCAGCCTACGCGAGGAGGGCCTAGTGATACCCCCAGTGAAGATAGTCGAGAATGGCCGGCTACGAGAGGACATTGTGAGACTCATCGAGTCCAACGTGAGGACGCCCAGGTATCTCCGCGGCGACCTGATGGCGCAGCTAGCCGCCCTCAACACTGGGGAGAAGAGGGTACAAGAGCTAGCTAGGCGCTATGGCGTTGAGACATTACTCGAGGCCTGGGAGGAGATACTAAGCTACACCGAGCGTTATACCCGGACCATCCTCCGCAGCCTAGCCAAGGAGAGAACCGGGGTCTACACTGCAGAGGACTACGTGGAGCTGGAGAGCGGCGAGCTGGCCAAGATACGGGTCCGGCTAGAGATAAGCCCTGAGCGCATAGTAGCTGACTTCACGGGGACCGCTAGGCAGGTCGAGGAGCCTCTCAACGCGGTCTACGGCGTAACCGTGGCCGCTACGACCTACGCGATAAAGGCCGTGATAGACCCCGACATGCCGATGAACAGCGGGTTCTACAGGGTCGTCGAGATACGGGCGCCCCGGGGGACACTGGTCAATCCTGTGCCCCCTGCCCCAGTCGGCGGGGGCAACGTGGAGACATCACAGAGGATAGCAGACGTTGTCCTACGCGCCCTAGCTGAGGCGTTCCCTGGCCGCGTGCCCGCCGCGAGCTGCGGGACTATGAGCAACCTCCTCCTGGGCGGCAAGGGCTGGGCATTCTACGAGACCATAGGCTGCGGCTCTGGCGGCAGGCCATGCTGCGACGGCGTAGACGGCGTACACACCAATATGACCAATACGCTGAACACCCCGATAGAGGTGGCTGAGGCAGAGTACCCGCTACTCTTCCGCGCCTACGAGCTACGGCCCGACAGCGGCGGTCCAGGGCGGAACCGGGGAGGCCTAGGCATAGTCCGGGCTGTCACAGTGCTCGAGGACGACGTCACCGTAACGGTGTACGCGGAGCGCCACCAGTTAAGACCATGGGGGCTGGAGGGTGGAGGAGCTGGAGCACCATTCCGCAGCTACGTGATAAGGGCTGGCGGGGAGAAGGTAGAGCTACCTCCTAAGGCCACGCTGAGGCTAGGCCGCGGCGACACCGTCTACGTCGAGACGCCGGGGGGCGGCGGCTATGGGGATCCCTGCGAGAGGCCCCGGGAGCTAGTAGAACGCGACATAGAAGACGGCAAGGTGTCCCCCGAGGCTGCAAGACACGGTTACTGCTACGAGGGCTAG
- a CDS encoding CDP-alcohol phosphatidyltransferase family protein, which yields MLGRLRGRVRVVLEAAAAPLAVLPADFYTVLGLAGALAYLWAAHSGNVGLAALLLAVSGLLDALDGAVARLRGEAGPRGAYLDSLLDRVADIAYAAGFLALGYPVWSVLVFLTGALLTSYARARYESLAGRSMEGIGLLERSDRLAAQLIVLLVHARLGLEAAARLYTVLAVLAWITFAERLVRGYTQLPRRQS from the coding sequence GTGCTAGGCAGGCTACGTGGCAGGGTTAGAGTCGTCCTGGAGGCCGCTGCTGCCCCACTAGCCGTGCTGCCAGCCGACTTCTACACCGTGCTCGGACTAGCCGGGGCTCTGGCCTACCTCTGGGCTGCCCACAGCGGGAACGTAGGGCTCGCAGCCCTGTTGCTCGCCGTAAGCGGTCTCCTCGACGCGCTCGACGGGGCTGTCGCCCGGCTTCGGGGAGAAGCTGGCCCCCGGGGAGCATATCTCGATAGTCTCCTCGACAGGGTGGCCGACATAGCCTACGCGGCCGGGTTCCTCGCCCTCGGCTACCCGGTGTGGAGCGTACTAGTATTCCTCACAGGGGCGTTGCTGACCAGCTACGCCCGGGCACGCTATGAGTCCCTAGCAGGAAGAAGCATGGAGGGCATCGGCCTACTAGAGAGGAGCGACCGGCTAGCCGCCCAGCTCATAGTACTCCTAGTCCACGCGCGGCTGGGCCTCGAGGCCGCAGCCCGGCTTTACACCGTCCTAGCCGTGCTCGCATGGATCACCTTTGCTGAGAGGCTAGTAAGGGGTTACACTCAGCTCCCCCGTCGCCAGAGCTAA
- a CDS encoding DNA double-strand break repair nuclease NurA, with protein sequence MEEGDKLPEPLERKMREMLDVQQSEPELVMRIIEQASRRRRQREALYSVLRRLGPLVYDEMQRRGLLHPVPQPLSGETSYGVDGSRQVVGGRLGRYYIFLSTTLVTLPRGLRSTRINIVFPGVDIIEVVDPTGASIEAAAEAAMMVLETLTLRKLANVEPGLVFIDGPIVDPPARLDPSNSVQAVRELLNAPAEEALRIVEEYHRLRARTLAELVEHGHTVVGLVKRIGQVSMLSSHLAKIGISIDGYMGDEDLVLALTATAKSRGSGVFYTEPIEATSLPQDVYREYRVAGLRVYASYTFSRYTLRPYRIEVAVDQGADPGEVIKRVVAAAHGLTVPGQSYPLPVVLAHEKSRIRRGLAQLVYREVLTRASLPEGDPLADTLKALLVKLDES encoded by the coding sequence GTGGAGGAGGGCGATAAGCTGCCAGAACCGCTCGAGCGTAAAATGCGAGAGATGCTAGACGTACAGCAGAGCGAGCCAGAGCTAGTAATGAGGATCATCGAGCAGGCGTCGAGGCGTCGGAGGCAGCGGGAGGCCCTATACAGCGTGCTCCGCCGGCTCGGCCCGCTAGTCTACGATGAGATGCAGAGGCGTGGACTGCTCCACCCTGTACCGCAGCCCCTCTCCGGCGAGACCAGCTACGGCGTCGACGGCTCCCGGCAGGTGGTTGGGGGCCGGCTCGGCCGCTACTACATCTTCCTCTCCACTACCCTGGTGACTCTGCCCCGGGGGCTGAGGAGTACTAGGATCAACATAGTTTTCCCGGGCGTGGACATAATAGAGGTCGTGGACCCCACGGGGGCTAGCATCGAAGCCGCCGCGGAGGCCGCTATGATGGTTCTGGAGACGCTGACGCTCCGCAAGCTAGCAAATGTCGAGCCGGGGCTAGTCTTCATAGACGGGCCTATCGTGGACCCACCAGCCCGGCTCGACCCCAGCAACTCGGTGCAGGCAGTGAGGGAGCTCCTCAACGCGCCAGCCGAGGAGGCACTACGGATTGTAGAGGAGTACCACCGGCTACGGGCTAGGACTCTAGCAGAGCTTGTGGAGCATGGACACACGGTGGTAGGGCTTGTTAAGAGAATCGGCCAGGTATCCATGCTCTCCTCACATCTAGCGAAGATAGGCATCAGTATTGACGGCTATATGGGTGACGAGGACCTAGTGTTAGCCCTTACCGCTACCGCGAAGAGTAGAGGAAGTGGTGTGTTCTACACCGAGCCAATAGAGGCCACAAGTCTGCCTCAGGACGTCTACCGGGAGTACCGGGTCGCAGGGCTACGCGTCTATGCTAGCTACACGTTCTCCCGGTACACGCTCCGACCCTACCGCATCGAAGTAGCCGTGGACCAAGGTGCAGATCCAGGCGAGGTTATAAAGAGGGTAGTTGCGGCTGCTCACGGACTTACCGTGCCTGGCCAGAGCTACCCACTGCCGGTGGTGCTCGCGCACGAGAAGTCCAGGATACGCCGTGGGCTGGCCCAGCTAGTCTACCGGGAGGTGTTGACTCGCGCCTCGCTGCCCGAGGGCGACCCGCTAGCCGACACTTTGAAGGCCCTCCTGGTCAAGCTGGATGAGTCCTAG
- a CDS encoding FprA family A-type flavoprotein produces MCGHDGIHRGHEVFHTGPRVRVEKISPSVYLIRVDDERIRFFEALWEIPEGVTYNAYIVTGPERIVLIDTVKKGFEGIFLSALRRIVDPRDIDAIVVQHAEPDHSGALPRVLGHASRATVYAHPLAKGMLEGLYGLRIERFKPVKDGLELSLGGDTKLVFIQTAWLHWPETMMSLLEPEQILFTGDAFGAYSVPGVLVDSGNPEVFKYYIYFMRKYFATIIGAYRSWVTKALDKLAGLEPKMLAPLHGMVIEKHVQEAIELYKGWAQGRLDRSRAVVVYSSMYGAVEEAMERIAGMLEARGLEVSVYRFTDAERASIADVIGEALDAGYLVVGAATYEAHVFPLMDYVLGLLCSKASAGQRVLVVSSYAWGGVAARKIAEKLGGCGFNVAATVEAKGRLPDHALEEAVEKLLSTGPEQ; encoded by the coding sequence TTGTGCGGACATGACGGCATTCACAGAGGGCACGAGGTGTTTCATACAGGTCCTCGTGTACGTGTTGAGAAGATATCCCCTAGCGTCTATTTGATCCGTGTAGATGACGAGAGGATAAGATTCTTCGAGGCCCTCTGGGAGATACCGGAAGGCGTAACCTACAACGCCTACATCGTTACCGGGCCAGAGCGCATAGTGCTCATTGATACCGTGAAGAAGGGGTTCGAGGGCATCTTCCTCTCCGCGCTGCGCCGCATAGTAGACCCCAGAGATATCGACGCCATAGTAGTTCAGCATGCTGAACCCGACCACAGTGGTGCACTCCCAAGGGTTCTAGGCCATGCGAGCCGTGCCACGGTCTACGCGCATCCCCTGGCTAAGGGTATGCTTGAGGGCCTCTACGGGCTCCGCATCGAGAGGTTCAAACCGGTAAAGGACGGCCTAGAGCTAAGCCTCGGTGGCGACACAAAGCTGGTCTTCATTCAGACGGCGTGGCTCCATTGGCCCGAGACTATGATGAGCCTACTGGAGCCCGAGCAGATCCTCTTCACGGGGGATGCGTTTGGTGCCTACTCAGTGCCCGGCGTACTAGTGGATAGTGGGAACCCAGAAGTCTTCAAATACTACATCTATTTCATGAGGAAATACTTTGCAACAATCATTGGTGCATATAGGAGCTGGGTGACAAAGGCACTGGATAAGCTTGCAGGACTAGAGCCCAAGATGTTGGCACCCCTGCACGGTATGGTTATAGAGAAGCATGTACAGGAAGCTATAGAGCTCTACAAGGGCTGGGCCCAGGGACGGCTTGATCGAAGCCGGGCGGTGGTAGTCTATTCAAGTATGTACGGTGCTGTGGAGGAGGCTATGGAGCGTATAGCTGGTATGCTGGAGGCACGGGGTCTAGAAGTGTCGGTCTATAGGTTCACAGACGCTGAGAGGGCTAGTATAGCAGACGTGATAGGCGAGGCTCTCGACGCGGGATATCTGGTAGTTGGCGCCGCCACCTACGAGGCCCACGTATTCCCGCTGATGGATTATGTGCTGGGCTTGCTCTGCAGTAAGGCCTCAGCGGGGCAACGTGTCCTCGTTGTGTCGTCCTACGCGTGGGGAGGAGTAGCAGCACGTAAGATAGCCGAGAAGCTCGGTGGCTGCGGCTTCAACGTAGCCGCGACTGTCGAGGCTAAGGGCCGTCTACCCGACCATGCCCTAGAGGAGGCGGTAGAGAAGCTGCTATCAACGGGCCCGGAGCAGTAG
- a CDS encoding hydantoinase/oxoprolinase family protein, with amino-acid sequence MRRVGIDIGGTFTDLVAFDDETGELKSLKVLTTPREPWKGFMEALRQLGWELDSVEVVIHASTLGTNLFLGQVGLEPPPAVLITNKGFRDILEIGRQNRPELYNLFFQRPRPLIPRSRRLTVAGRIGPRGEELEPLDEDAVRRIAREWCSRTKVFVVAFLHSYANPSHEKHAKQIIEEECPGALVVASHEVDPQPKEYERTSTTVVNALLKPVLSSYLSRVAGELRSAGFKGRLLVMQSSGGVAGVEQAVERPAAFIESGPAAGAVAVAYFSRLMGIEYAIGFDMGGTTAKASSIVGGEPLVVPEYEVGGRVHMGRLLRGSGYPVRYPYIDIAEVSAGGGTIAWVDAGGALRVGPMSAGADPGPACYGRGGREPTVTDAQLVLGRLPEELAGGRIRLRRDLAEEAIGRLADRLGMETVEAAASIIRIANTVMSRALRLVTIERGYDPRFFALYAYGGAGPLHAVELADELGAKEVVIPPLPGVFSALGLLVTDYRHDFHMAVMRRTDKLAEEELEKVFAEMAEKALAMLRGEGVPEDRVQLVRRLDMRYQGQAYELSIPYRGSLREAVEEFHQMHRERYGFSLPDAPVVVVNARLTAYGIVAKPRLPRAEPKPYRPEPAGRRRVYFDEAGWTETPIYRRAGLRPGAEIEGPAVIESDDSTVLVPPGHYARVDEFYTIRIERL; translated from the coding sequence TTGAGGAGGGTAGGGATAGACATAGGTGGCACCTTCACCGACCTCGTGGCCTTCGACGACGAGACCGGCGAGCTGAAGAGCCTCAAGGTGTTGACGACGCCCCGTGAACCCTGGAAGGGCTTCATGGAGGCTCTACGCCAGCTTGGCTGGGAGCTAGACAGTGTTGAGGTTGTCATCCACGCGTCGACGCTAGGTACCAACCTCTTCCTAGGCCAGGTGGGGCTCGAGCCCCCGCCCGCCGTGCTGATAACTAACAAGGGGTTCCGCGACATACTGGAGATAGGGAGGCAAAACCGTCCAGAGCTATACAATCTCTTCTTCCAGCGGCCTCGGCCGCTCATCCCCCGGTCGCGGCGGCTTACAGTGGCAGGGAGGATTGGGCCCAGGGGCGAGGAACTAGAGCCCCTCGACGAGGACGCCGTCCGCCGGATAGCCCGGGAGTGGTGCAGCCGAACCAAGGTATTCGTAGTAGCATTCCTCCATAGCTATGCTAACCCGAGCCACGAGAAGCATGCCAAGCAGATCATCGAGGAAGAGTGTCCTGGCGCCCTAGTAGTGGCGAGCCACGAAGTGGACCCACAGCCGAAGGAGTACGAGCGCACAAGTACCACGGTTGTGAACGCGTTGCTGAAGCCAGTGCTCTCCTCCTACCTCTCTAGGGTCGCCGGGGAGCTCCGCTCCGCGGGGTTCAAGGGGCGGCTGCTAGTCATGCAGAGTAGTGGTGGTGTAGCCGGCGTAGAGCAGGCCGTGGAGAGGCCCGCGGCCTTCATCGAGAGCGGGCCCGCTGCTGGCGCCGTGGCTGTGGCCTACTTCTCCCGGCTAATGGGCATAGAGTACGCTATAGGCTTCGACATGGGCGGCACCACGGCTAAGGCTTCGTCCATAGTCGGCGGCGAGCCCCTCGTGGTCCCAGAGTACGAGGTAGGCGGCCGCGTCCACATGGGGAGACTGCTACGGGGCTCCGGGTACCCTGTCCGCTACCCCTACATAGACATAGCCGAGGTCAGCGCGGGCGGCGGCACCATAGCATGGGTCGACGCCGGCGGAGCGCTACGCGTGGGCCCGATGAGTGCTGGCGCCGACCCGGGCCCCGCCTGCTATGGCCGTGGAGGCCGCGAGCCTACTGTGACTGATGCCCAGCTCGTGCTTGGCCGGCTGCCCGAGGAGCTGGCTGGTGGGAGGATAAGGCTGCGGAGAGACCTCGCAGAAGAGGCCATAGGGAGGCTAGCCGATAGGCTCGGCATGGAGACTGTCGAGGCCGCCGCCTCTATCATAAGGATAGCCAACACCGTTATGTCGAGGGCGCTGCGGCTCGTAACCATCGAGAGAGGATATGACCCCAGGTTCTTCGCCCTCTACGCGTATGGCGGCGCTGGACCCCTCCACGCCGTGGAGCTGGCAGACGAGCTGGGAGCAAAGGAGGTAGTGATTCCCCCGCTGCCCGGCGTGTTCTCGGCGCTGGGGCTACTCGTCACGGATTACCGCCACGACTTCCACATGGCAGTAATGCGGAGAACGGACAAACTCGCCGAGGAGGAGCTCGAGAAGGTCTTCGCCGAGATGGCCGAGAAGGCACTAGCCATGCTACGCGGCGAGGGCGTGCCCGAGGACCGGGTACAGCTAGTCCGGAGGCTCGACATGAGGTACCAGGGCCAGGCCTACGAGCTGAGCATCCCCTACCGCGGGAGCCTAAGGGAGGCCGTGGAGGAGTTCCACCAGATGCACCGCGAGAGGTACGGGTTCAGCCTCCCCGACGCCCCAGTGGTGGTGGTTAACGCGAGGCTCACAGCCTACGGCATCGTGGCTAAGCCCCGGCTCCCCCGGGCAGAGCCCAAGCCGTATCGGCCAGAGCCTGCCGGCCGGAGACGCGTCTACTTCGACGAAGCCGGGTGGACAGAGACCCCCATCTACAGGAGGGCCGGGTTACGCCCTGGCGCCGAGATCGAGGGCCCCGCCGTCATAGAGTCCGACGATAGCACTGTGCTTGTTCCTCCCGGCCACTATGCCCGCGTTGACGAGTTCTACACAATCCGCATAGAGAGGCTCTAG
- a CDS encoding ATP-binding protein, protein MKEQTRTDNILDTIAIVLSGSTTDTVKMQLTVAGERVAREGLLVLVEARRGEEKVIARIERIVPVNEFYLEGDLWSEARRRGLEPPLLEEAARRYTLAEAAVLGRAGPRGLEELSAPPLPGDRVRLLGPGELREALGLSEDEPGIVWFGELLGYQGLGLPLDVENITMHVGVFGETGSGKSYGVGYLLELLSRIPLGDGAYGALPAIVVDANGDYLDYYEAYASGKQVGEYRRVYRLVFPSSPARYRPYTKPVTIDLDGFTAREIAEFIITYKAGGVELNELQVSGLERVLRELEAMGYGFTELLTERISLVYDMLDELSRGRSAAIHAQTARAIRAALEKFHRDIVEGYRVISRKPGLDTGFIEELTREPGLAILDFSAEGAPGVPLPVRQLVVAYLARLLYKQFTLYKIRGEERYLVLVLEEAQNYAPNPRSYPVAWSLARDYLSLIATQGRKFGLSLVLVSQRPIFVDPVVLSMLNTWIIYRLPVEDVGYVSRASGGLPKTLERRLTKLPRGVAVVTGQMNVLGFPVLVRTGRRSVGHAMGRTRVVETLRRLYSTGG, encoded by the coding sequence GTGAAGGAGCAAACAAGGACGGATAACATCTTGGACACGATAGCTATAGTGCTTAGTGGCTCCACGACTGATACCGTTAAGATGCAGCTCACAGTGGCGGGCGAGCGGGTAGCTCGCGAGGGCCTCCTAGTGCTCGTGGAGGCTCGCCGTGGCGAGGAGAAGGTGATAGCCCGGATAGAGAGGATAGTCCCTGTCAACGAGTTCTATCTGGAAGGCGACCTCTGGAGTGAGGCGCGGCGCCGCGGCCTAGAGCCTCCGCTTCTCGAGGAAGCGGCACGCCGTTACACCCTCGCTGAGGCTGCTGTTCTAGGCCGGGCCGGGCCCCGCGGCCTCGAAGAGCTGAGTGCACCACCGCTTCCCGGTGACCGCGTGAGGCTCCTGGGCCCTGGCGAGCTACGTGAGGCCCTAGGCCTCTCGGAGGACGAGCCCGGGATAGTCTGGTTTGGAGAGCTACTGGGCTACCAGGGGCTCGGGCTCCCTCTCGACGTGGAGAACATTACTATGCACGTAGGGGTGTTCGGAGAGACTGGCAGCGGGAAGAGCTACGGCGTCGGCTACCTCCTCGAGCTCCTATCGCGCATCCCCCTAGGCGACGGGGCTTACGGCGCACTGCCAGCCATAGTTGTGGATGCTAACGGCGACTACCTGGACTACTACGAGGCCTACGCCTCCGGCAAGCAGGTGGGCGAGTACCGCCGGGTCTACCGGCTAGTCTTCCCTAGTAGTCCTGCCCGGTACCGGCCCTACACCAAGCCCGTAACGATAGACCTGGACGGGTTCACAGCCCGCGAGATAGCAGAGTTCATCATAACCTACAAGGCTGGAGGTGTGGAGCTCAACGAGCTCCAGGTCTCGGGCCTGGAGCGGGTCCTCCGGGAGCTAGAGGCCATGGGCTATGGATTTACCGAGCTGCTCACGGAGAGGATAAGCCTCGTCTACGACATGCTCGACGAGCTTAGCCGAGGCCGCAGCGCCGCGATACACGCGCAGACCGCCCGGGCTATCCGCGCAGCGCTAGAGAAGTTCCACCGGGACATAGTGGAGGGCTACCGCGTCATATCCCGGAAGCCGGGCCTCGACACGGGCTTCATCGAGGAACTTACCCGGGAGCCGGGGCTAGCTATACTGGACTTCTCAGCGGAGGGCGCGCCAGGGGTACCACTCCCGGTCCGCCAGCTAGTAGTGGCGTACCTGGCCCGGCTCCTCTACAAGCAGTTCACCCTCTACAAGATAAGGGGCGAGGAGCGCTACCTGGTGCTGGTGCTCGAAGAGGCGCAGAACTACGCGCCGAACCCCCGGAGCTACCCGGTAGCCTGGAGCCTTGCAAGGGACTACCTCTCCCTGATAGCGACGCAGGGCCGGAAGTTCGGCCTCAGCCTCGTCCTGGTGAGCCAGAGACCCATCTTCGTGGACCCCGTTGTACTCTCCATGCTCAACACGTGGATAATATACAGGCTCCCCGTAGAGGACGTGGGCTACGTCTCGCGGGCTAGCGGCGGGCTTCCCAAGACGCTGGAGCGGAGGCTCACCAAGCTCCCACGCGGCGTAGCCGTAGTCACCGGGCAGATGAACGTGCTAGGCTTCCCAGTGCTGGTTAGAACCGGGAGGAGGAGCGTAGGCCACGCTATGGGCCGCACCCGGGTAGTCGAGACACTGCGCCGCCTCTACAGCACGGGAGGCTGA